From the Manihot esculenta cultivar AM560-2 chromosome 3, M.esculenta_v8, whole genome shotgun sequence genome, one window contains:
- the LOC110612190 gene encoding protein WVD2-like 6 isoform X1: MDSDNLLPIDGFGTAHQNGDHVQSLAAGDVGVSDNVNGTIDKISESTGPDKNLEIASKLEDSATNNSYAVEVGEGSNVHARSNGFTGPNEGETKDAERSDKVKSPKGLGKSKNEKPSNLKNVSATQMKAGKDGKITRAPPTVSNGSLASNSQSKQTLRSKSFNEKQHSGKSDATSSEGHMERTKVKALKKGPNAKAEEEPQTPISPTRRVGALPNYGFSFKCDERAEKRKEFYSKLEEKIQAKEEEKNTLQAKSKETQEAEIKLLRKSLNFKATPMPSFYQEPPPPKVELKKIPTTRPKSPKLGRRKSSSPVDPEVNNSQSSRLSLDEKLSQNNSAKGPPPVHSKKPQRKSLPKLPSQKSSLSNATNNEKTASSSKATEVENATLSCQVNEEASPVQEVPRAALTSEAQPHKDEELVVGEQAQPTVVQECIASGC, translated from the exons ATGGATTCTGATAATCTTCTTCCCATTGATGGGTTTGGAACGGCCCATCAAAATGGTGATCATGTGCAAAGTCTTGCCGCTGGAGACGTTGGTGTTTCAGATAATGTAAATGGGACTATTGACAAAATTTCAGAATCTACAGGGCCAGACAAAAATTTAGAGATTGCATCTAAGTTGGAAGATAGTGCTACTAATAATTCATATGCAGTTGAGGTCGGGGAAGGATCAAATGTCCATGCGAGAAGCAATGGATTCACTGGTCCTAAT GAAGGGGAAACGAAAGATGCTGAACGTTCAGATAAAGTGAAATCGCCAAAGGGCCTTGGAAAGAGCAAGAATGAAAAGCCATCAAACCTAAAAAATGTCTCAGCCACTCAGATGAAAGCGGGCAAGGATGGAAAAATAACCAGGGCGCCTCCTACTGTTTCAAATGGGTCACTTGCATCAAATTCACAGTCAAAGCAGACTTTGAGAAGCAAATCGTTCAATGAGAAGCAG CATTCTGGGAAGTCTGATGCGACATCCTCTGAAGGCCACAT GGAGAGGACAAAAGTGAAAGCTTTGAAGAAAGGACCTAATGCTAAAGCTGAAGAGGAGCCACAAACTCCTAT AAGTCCCACTCGCAGAGTGGGGGCACTTCCAAATTATGGTTTTAGCTTTAAGTGTGATGAGCGAGctgagaaaaggaaggag TTCTACTCTAAACTTGAGGAAAAGATTCAAGCcaaggaagaagaaaagaatacCTTGCAAGCAAAATCCAAG GAAACTCAAGAAGCTGAGATCAAGTTGCTTAGGAAGAGTTTGAACTTCAAAGCAACACCAATGCCTAGCTTCTATCAGGAGCCTCCACCACCTAAGGTGGAGCTAAAAAAG ATACCCACGACAAGACCCAAATCTCCCAAGTTAGGTCGAAGGAAGAGTTCATCTCCTGTAGATCCTGAAGTAAACAATAGCCAGAGTAGTCGGCTAAGTTTAGATGAGAAATTGTCTCAAAACAACTCTGCCAAAGGACCACCTCCTGTTCATTCAAAGAAGCCACAGAGAAAGTCCCTGCCTAAATTGCCTTCTCAGAAGAGCAGTTTATCCAATGCAACAAACAATGAGAAAACTGCATCATCATCTAAAGCAACAGAAGTGGAAAATGCCACCTTGTCGTGTCAAGTGAATGAAGAAGCTTCTCCTGTACAAGAGGTTCCAAGGGCTGCTTTAACTAGTGAAGCCCAGCCCCACAAAGATGAGGAGCTAGTAGTTGGAGAGCAAGCTCAGCCTACTGTAGTGCAAGAATGTATAGCTTCTGGGTGTTAA
- the LOC110612190 gene encoding protein WVD2-like 6 isoform X2, whose product MDSDNLLPIDGFGTAHQNGDHVQSLAAGDVGVSDNVNGTIDKISESTGPDKNLEIASKLEDSATNNSYAVEVGEGSNVHARSNGFTGPNEGETKDAERSDKVKSPKGLGKSKNEKPSNLKNVSATQMKAGKDGKITRAPPTVSNGSLASNSQSKQTLRSKSFNEKQHSGKSDATSSEGHMERTKVKALKKGPNAKAEEEPQTPIPTRRVGALPNYGFSFKCDERAEKRKEFYSKLEEKIQAKEEEKNTLQAKSKETQEAEIKLLRKSLNFKATPMPSFYQEPPPPKVELKKIPTTRPKSPKLGRRKSSSPVDPEVNNSQSSRLSLDEKLSQNNSAKGPPPVHSKKPQRKSLPKLPSQKSSLSNATNNEKTASSSKATEVENATLSCQVNEEASPVQEVPRAALTSEAQPHKDEELVVGEQAQPTVVQECIASGC is encoded by the exons ATGGATTCTGATAATCTTCTTCCCATTGATGGGTTTGGAACGGCCCATCAAAATGGTGATCATGTGCAAAGTCTTGCCGCTGGAGACGTTGGTGTTTCAGATAATGTAAATGGGACTATTGACAAAATTTCAGAATCTACAGGGCCAGACAAAAATTTAGAGATTGCATCTAAGTTGGAAGATAGTGCTACTAATAATTCATATGCAGTTGAGGTCGGGGAAGGATCAAATGTCCATGCGAGAAGCAATGGATTCACTGGTCCTAAT GAAGGGGAAACGAAAGATGCTGAACGTTCAGATAAAGTGAAATCGCCAAAGGGCCTTGGAAAGAGCAAGAATGAAAAGCCATCAAACCTAAAAAATGTCTCAGCCACTCAGATGAAAGCGGGCAAGGATGGAAAAATAACCAGGGCGCCTCCTACTGTTTCAAATGGGTCACTTGCATCAAATTCACAGTCAAAGCAGACTTTGAGAAGCAAATCGTTCAATGAGAAGCAG CATTCTGGGAAGTCTGATGCGACATCCTCTGAAGGCCACAT GGAGAGGACAAAAGTGAAAGCTTTGAAGAAAGGACCTAATGCTAAAGCTGAAGAGGAGCCACAAACTCCTAT TCCCACTCGCAGAGTGGGGGCACTTCCAAATTATGGTTTTAGCTTTAAGTGTGATGAGCGAGctgagaaaaggaaggag TTCTACTCTAAACTTGAGGAAAAGATTCAAGCcaaggaagaagaaaagaatacCTTGCAAGCAAAATCCAAG GAAACTCAAGAAGCTGAGATCAAGTTGCTTAGGAAGAGTTTGAACTTCAAAGCAACACCAATGCCTAGCTTCTATCAGGAGCCTCCACCACCTAAGGTGGAGCTAAAAAAG ATACCCACGACAAGACCCAAATCTCCCAAGTTAGGTCGAAGGAAGAGTTCATCTCCTGTAGATCCTGAAGTAAACAATAGCCAGAGTAGTCGGCTAAGTTTAGATGAGAAATTGTCTCAAAACAACTCTGCCAAAGGACCACCTCCTGTTCATTCAAAGAAGCCACAGAGAAAGTCCCTGCCTAAATTGCCTTCTCAGAAGAGCAGTTTATCCAATGCAACAAACAATGAGAAAACTGCATCATCATCTAAAGCAACAGAAGTGGAAAATGCCACCTTGTCGTGTCAAGTGAATGAAGAAGCTTCTCCTGTACAAGAGGTTCCAAGGGCTGCTTTAACTAGTGAAGCCCAGCCCCACAAAGATGAGGAGCTAGTAGTTGGAGAGCAAGCTCAGCCTACTGTAGTGCAAGAATGTATAGCTTCTGGGTGTTAA